A genome region from Magnolia sinica isolate HGM2019 chromosome 8, MsV1, whole genome shotgun sequence includes the following:
- the LOC131254076 gene encoding wound-induced protein 1: MQSPALSTSSEEAEAVKVLYHALTCGNTETVAGLLADDLEWWFHGPPRCHHMMRVLTGESTFADFRFRPRNVTAIGSRVIVEGWEGAHVYWVHVWTLKDGVITQFREYFNTWLTVQDLSPIVWEVQHEGLTLWQSEPQEHLNRSLPGLVLAI, translated from the coding sequence ATGCAATCTCCAGCCCTGTCGACGTCATCTGAAGAGGCGGAGGCCGTCAAGGTGCTCTACCATGCCCTGACATGTGGCAACACGGAGACCGTTGCTGGCCTCCTGGCGGACGATCTTGAATGGTGGTTccatggcccacctcgatgccATCACATGATGCGGGTCCTCACTGGCGAGTCTACGTTCGCGGATTTTCGATTCAGGCCACGAAATGTGACTGCGATCGGAAGTAGGGTGATAGTCGAGGGGTGGGAAGGGGCCCACGTGTATTGGGTTCATGTCTGGACACTGAAGGACGGTGTGATAACACAGTTCCGGGAGTATTTCAATACATGGCTGACGGTTCAGGATCTTAGCCCGATTGTCTGGGAAGTCCAGCACGAGGGCTTGACTCTCTGGCAGAGTGAGCCGCAGGagcatctgaaccgttcattaccGGGGCTTGTGTTGGCCATCTGA